aacttttactgtacttcTGATAACACTGCAAAAAACCTGAtgctcttcctcagtatttttgtcgttttccagtacaaatgtctaaagattctcaAATCAAGACACATGTACTTGAGAAGCAAACAGCCATAAGAtgtcttgttttcttgttttctgaTCAGACAGAGATACTGAGGAGGATATCATTTTTTCAGCAAtccatgcaacatttaatgccatttaaagacgtttttttaagtgatttaagACGTGATTTAAGACCTCATTTGTGGACGGGCGAATCAAGTCTCCGTACCTGCTCGGTGGGAATGCCCAGCTCGGCTTGCAGGCGTCTCTGAGCGGCGCGCCGGACCCCGATGGCGTCCTGCTCCTCCAGTTCACTGGCGGTGTGGAGAGGGTGACTGCAGCAAGTGTTGGTAAAACAGCctgaaaaaaagcatatcaaacaACCTAAACATCATTTCAGCTTTAAAAAGGGTAACCAGAGCTCTAAAATCTGATCGGATGAGCCATTTTTAAATTATGCTCACCTCTCCGCactctatatatttataaagacCAGATAGCTACAGCATATTACGTTTGGACAAATTGGTTTTTGTGAtacttattatttatacatttagaaatgtatagaacattggtgtttttttcacatcgctaatgttttataatagcaataaacCAAGGATTATTATGCCGTTTTGTGTCATGTCTAAGTGCAAACCAACGGTTTGATGGAATAGAGAATGAGTACTTCGGGCCAGATTTACTAATCAGGGCAATTCAGCATGAGACCGCAGTCCCATAAAAGTAGAGATAAGAGTGCAAAAATGAGATGCACgtgcaaaaataactgtatcCATGTCTTTTCATCACTAAGTTTTAACCTGTGTCTGACAGTAGTTtcttttttaatgccaaaagagagGTTGcactggtgcaagctgttagtaaatttGGCCCTTAGTGTcttcctcacaaacacacacacacacacaaatttagtATTTCATTTTAGGGAACTAGCAGAATGCAAGAGTACAACTTTATGAACACACAATGTTGTTAATGCTAAACAAAAACTATACACATtgttttggtaattgaaataaagctgaacaGTTTTGGAAAAGTTGCCTTGACagctataacaataaaataactaaaactaaaatataaataaactaatttggATAGAAATACTGACAAAGCACATACTAAAGACTTaatacagaaagaaaatataACAGCTAATTCTAATAGATAATGCAAACCGTATAAgagtatataaatgatattaaaataacagcgacacacacacacctggaaaGGTGATTTTGGCATTGGATCTCTGCTGAAGGAGCAGCTTCTCCTCGCTGTTAAACAGGAAAACACTGAACGCTCGATGCAATAATCCTGACGGCGAGGAAGCAAGGAGTCATTTATTTCAAGCCttcatattaaatgaataaatagtagTACAGTTTGTGCACATACTTCATAAATCAACAGTAAAATATCATGCGCATGTGTTACCTTTATCGATATTTGAGTTGAGATGGCAGTTTTTCTTGCTGTCTGCTCCAATCTTCCTGTCATTGTCGTCGATGAGGATGCACATCTCTGCAAGCAGCTGCACCTGCTTCTCATCCAGATGATCCGTGTTAATCTCCGGCATCCTGACAGAGCAACTGAGCCGCCTGACCTGactgcacacgcacacacgcgcacacacacacacacacacactcacacacgcgcacgcacgcgcacacacacacagacacacagacacgcacagacgtacacacacacacacgcacgcacgcacgcacgcacgcacacacacagacacacacacgcgcgcacgcaGACACAAATAATAAGTTATTATGGTAATCTGATAACAACATTTAGaattaacaacattttaattgtttaataacaaaaaataattaagtaacaacctaatatataattataattagttattattataataaatactattaaataaattgaaacacattaacacttatttttatttatttagttaaaagcCGAAAAGCATAAACGTAATAATAACAACTAACgttaaatattaagtaaagaacgtaaacataaaataaataactaaataatttacaataattataaaaaaaaaagacaaaattagatTAGCATAGCGCTAAATTAAAAGGAAGCATTATTTAGTCCCTGTACAAGTAGCAGCTCGTGAAGTGCTCAGTGTGAGTGTTACGCGCGTGTCTGCGGCACTCACCTGTACAGAAGCGCGCGCGGTGGAGCAGGTAGACCCAGAGTCTGAGCTCGAGCTGCGGCTTTATTTACTCTGACTAGCAGCGCAGCAGCCGATCTGCGCGCCGCCCATAGCAACCGCGCCATGAGCGCACACCGCgctgaccaatcacagcccaGCACTCTACAGACACGCCATCACGCCACACGGTGCTGTAGTCCTGCTCTGCgatacactcacactcacacaggtAAAGCGCTAACGCTCGATTTATCTTTAGAAACAGAATGAGACCGATCACACTTCCGGCGCACGGACAGCGAGACTGAACACTGTTAACAGAGAATGTTAGGCCAGAGCCCGTCTACATTCTCTGGTTAGGCTCTCTGCTGTTAATCTGACGAGCACACCGACTCCCCACAAATGACGTTTAATGCCAAAGGTTTTGATTGGCTGTTGGGAATGAAGCCGTCCTCGGATTGGTGAATATTCATACAGTCTTCCGGGTGTGGTTGACAGGAAAAGCCGAGGGTTGGGATGCTGCAAAAACCGGAAGCTGacaataaatttaattttc
This sequence is a window from Cyprinus carpio isolate SPL01 chromosome A24, ASM1834038v1, whole genome shotgun sequence. Protein-coding genes within it:
- the LOC109049368 gene encoding isopentenyl-diphosphate Delta-isomerase 1-like isoform X1, translating into MARLLWAARRSAAALLVRVNKAAARAQTLGLPAPPRALLYSQVRRLSCSVRMPEINTDHLDEKQVQLLAEMCILIDDNDRKIGADSKKNCHLNSNIDKGLLHRAFSVFLFNSEEKLLLQQRSNAKITFPGCFTNTCCSHPLHTASELEEQDAIGVRRAAQRRLQAELGIPTEQVPPEEMTYLTRIHYKAQSDGVWGEHEIDYILFMQKDVDLNPDPNEIQSHCYVSKEELKEILEKARRKELEITPWFSLIAETFLFKWWDNLHDLKQFIDHDGIHRM
- the LOC109049368 gene encoding isopentenyl-diphosphate Delta-isomerase 1-like isoform X2, producing the protein MARLLWAARRSAAALLVRVNKAAARAQTLGLPAPPRALLYSQVRRLSCSVRMPEINTDHLDEKQVQLLAEMCILIDDNDRKIGADSKKNCHLNSNIDKGLLHRAFSVFLFNSEEKLLLQQRSNAKITFPGCFTNTCCSHPLHTASELEEQDAIGVRRAAQRRLQAELGIPTEQYLCLIRKQENKTSYGCLLLKYMCLDLRIFRHLYWKTTKILRKSIRFFAVLSEVQ